A genome region from Staphylococcus capitis subsp. capitis includes the following:
- a CDS encoding YfcC family protein, with amino-acid sequence MEDAIKPDKKKKRFKLRMPGAFMILFLLTVVAVIATWLIPAGAYSKLSYEPASQELKIVNPHHHVKKVPGTQKELDKMGVKIKIEQFKSGAINKPVSIPNTYERLKQHPAGLDQITSSMVKGTIEAVDIMVFILVLGGLIGVVQASGSFESGLLALTQKTKGHEFMLIAFVAILMVLGGTLCGIEEEAVAFYPVLVPIFIALGYDSIVSVGAIFLASSIGSTFSTINPFSVVIASNAAGTTFTDGLYWRIGACVVGTIFVVCYLYWYCKKIKQEPKASYAYEDKAEFEKQWSVMDQNSSSEFTLRKKIILTLFVIPFPIMVWGVMTQGWWFPVMASAFLIFTIIIMFIAGMGRYGLGEKGTVDAFVNGASSLVGVSLIIGLARGINLVLNKGLISDTILHFSSSIVQHMSGPLFIIVLLVIFFFLGFIVPSSSGLAVLSMPIFAPLADTVGIPRFVIVTTYQFGQYAMLFLAPTGLVMATLQMLNMRYSHWLKFVWPVVAFVLVFGGGLLIAQVLIYS; translated from the coding sequence TTGGAAGATGCTATCAAACCAGATAAAAAGAAAAAGCGATTCAAGTTGCGGATGCCCGGGGCATTTATGATTCTATTCTTATTAACTGTTGTTGCTGTAATAGCAACATGGCTTATTCCTGCAGGAGCCTATTCAAAATTATCGTACGAACCCGCTTCACAGGAATTAAAAATCGTCAATCCACATCATCATGTTAAAAAAGTCCCAGGAACTCAAAAAGAACTTGATAAGATGGGCGTAAAAATTAAAATTGAACAATTTAAATCTGGCGCGATTAATAAACCTGTTTCAATTCCAAATACGTATGAGCGTTTAAAACAACATCCTGCAGGGCTCGATCAAATTACGAGTAGTATGGTTAAAGGTACCATAGAAGCTGTAGATATTATGGTATTCATACTTGTATTAGGTGGACTTATTGGCGTAGTCCAAGCAAGTGGTTCGTTCGAATCCGGTTTACTCGCTTTAACTCAAAAGACCAAAGGTCATGAATTCATGTTAATTGCTTTCGTCGCTATTTTAATGGTTCTAGGAGGTACGCTTTGTGGCATCGAGGAAGAAGCTGTCGCCTTTTATCCTGTACTCGTTCCCATTTTCATCGCACTAGGATATGACTCCATCGTTTCTGTGGGAGCCATCTTTTTAGCAAGTTCTATTGGTAGTACATTTTCAACGATTAATCCTTTCTCAGTAGTCATCGCGTCTAACGCAGCAGGAACCACATTTACAGACGGGTTGTACTGGAGAATAGGTGCATGTGTCGTCGGAACGATATTCGTTGTTTGTTATCTCTATTGGTACTGCAAAAAAATTAAGCAAGAACCTAAAGCGTCATACGCATATGAAGATAAAGCTGAATTTGAGAAACAATGGTCAGTGATGGACCAAAACAGTTCATCAGAATTTACATTACGTAAGAAAATCATCCTCACCTTGTTCGTTATACCCTTCCCTATCATGGTATGGGGCGTTATGACTCAAGGCTGGTGGTTCCCAGTTATGGCGTCTGCATTCCTAATATTTACTATTATTATTATGTTTATTGCAGGCATGGGCAGATATGGTCTAGGAGAGAAAGGTACTGTAGATGCATTTGTTAACGGCGCATCAAGTCTTGTCGGAGTGTCACTCATCATTGGTCTAGCACGTGGCATCAACTTAGTGTTAAATAAAGGGTTAATCTCAGACACGATTTTGCACTTCTCATCTTCCATCGTGCAACATATGAGTGGTCCATTATTTATTATCGTTCTATTAGTTATTTTCTTCTTCCTAGGTTTTATCGTACCGTCATCATCTGGTTTAGCCGTACTATCTATGCCAATATTCGCACCACTTGCCGATACAGTTGGCATACCTAGATTCGTTATTGTTACCACTTATCAATTTGGACAATATGCTATGTTATTCCTTGCACCAACAGGGCTCGTCATGGCAACCTTACAGATGCTTAACATGCGCTACTCCCACTGGTTGAAGTTCGTCTGGCCTGTGGTCGCTTTCGTGCTTGTCTTCGGTGGAGGTCTACTCATCGCACAAGTATTAATTTATTCTTAG
- the arcC gene encoding carbamate kinase: MAKIVVALGGNALGQSPKEQLELVKNTAKSLVGLITKGHEIVISHGNGPQVGSINLGLNYAAEHDQGPAFPFAECGAMSQAYIGYQLQESLQNELHALGIDKQVVTLVTQVEVDPDDKAFSHPTKPIGLFYDKETAERIEKEKHYSFVEDAGRGYRRVVPSPQPKSIVELESIKTLIENGTLVIAAGGGGVPVIREQHDSFKGVDAVIDKDKTSALLGADIHCDQLIILTAIDYVYVNYNTDNQKALKTVTPEELEAYIKEDQFAKGSMLPKIESAISFIKNNPKGSVLITSLDQLDNALEGKIGTLIKK; encoded by the coding sequence GTGGCAAAAATTGTTGTAGCATTAGGCGGTAATGCGTTAGGTCAATCGCCAAAAGAACAACTCGAATTAGTAAAAAACACTGCTAAATCACTCGTTGGACTCATAACTAAAGGGCATGAAATTGTTATTAGTCATGGTAATGGTCCTCAAGTCGGTAGCATCAATTTAGGATTAAACTACGCGGCTGAACATGATCAAGGTCCTGCCTTTCCTTTCGCAGAATGTGGTGCAATGAGTCAAGCGTATATAGGCTATCAACTCCAAGAAAGTTTGCAAAATGAATTACATGCGTTGGGCATAGACAAACAAGTGGTTACACTAGTGACGCAAGTTGAAGTTGATCCAGATGATAAAGCCTTTAGTCATCCTACAAAACCCATTGGTCTCTTTTATGATAAAGAGACTGCTGAACGTATTGAAAAAGAAAAACATTATAGCTTCGTTGAAGATGCCGGTCGTGGCTACAGACGTGTGGTCCCTTCACCTCAACCAAAGTCCATTGTTGAACTAGAAAGTATCAAGACTTTAATCGAGAATGGCACACTTGTAATTGCAGCAGGTGGCGGAGGCGTACCAGTCATTCGTGAACAACACGATAGCTTTAAAGGCGTTGATGCGGTCATAGACAAGGACAAAACAAGTGCTCTCCTTGGCGCAGATATTCACTGTGATCAATTAATTATTTTGACAGCTATTGACTATGTTTACGTTAACTATAACACTGACAATCAAAAAGCCCTCAAAACGGTAACACCAGAAGAATTGGAAGCTTATATTAAAGAGGATCAATTTGCTAAAGGTAGCATGCTTCCCAAAATAGAATCGGCCATTTCATTTATTAAGAACAATCCTAAAGGTAGCGTTTTAATTACTTCATTAGATCAATTAGACAACGCACTTGAAGGTAAAATTGGTACCCTTATCAAAAAATAA
- the argF gene encoding ornithine carbamoyltransferase, with the protein MQNLRNRSFLTLLDFSQKEVEFLLNLAEDLKHAKYIGNEKPMLKNKNIALLFEKDSTRTRCSFEVAAHDQGANVTYLGPTGSQMGKKETAKDTARVLGGMYDGIEYRGFSQRIVETLAEFSGVPVWNGLTDEDHPTQVLADFLTAKEVLKKDYSEINFTYVGDGRNNVANALMQGAAIMGMNFHLVCPQELNPTDELLNRCKRIADENGGNILITDDIDKGVKDSDVIYTDVWVSMGEPDEVWQERLKLLEPYRVNKELMDKTGNPNVIFEHCLPSFHNTDTKIGKQIYEQYGISEMEVTDEVFESKASVVFQEAENRMHTIKAVMVATLGEF; encoded by the coding sequence ATGCAAAATTTACGCAACAGAAGTTTTCTTACTTTATTAGATTTTTCACAGAAAGAGGTGGAGTTTCTATTAAATCTTGCTGAAGATTTGAAACATGCCAAATACATAGGTAATGAAAAACCTATGCTTAAAAATAAAAATATTGCTCTTCTTTTTGAAAAAGACTCTACAAGAACACGTTGTTCATTTGAAGTCGCAGCTCATGATCAAGGAGCTAATGTTACGTATTTAGGCCCTACAGGCTCTCAAATGGGTAAAAAAGAAACTGCTAAAGATACTGCAAGAGTTCTAGGAGGCATGTATGATGGTATTGAGTACCGAGGCTTCTCACAACGTATAGTTGAAACGTTGGCTGAATTTTCAGGGGTGCCAGTATGGAATGGCTTAACTGATGAAGACCACCCAACGCAAGTCCTTGCAGATTTCTTAACTGCTAAAGAAGTATTGAAGAAAGACTACTCCGAAATCAACTTCACTTATGTCGGTGATGGCCGTAATAATGTTGCAAACGCATTAATGCAAGGCGCTGCTATCATGGGCATGAATTTCCACCTTGTTTGTCCGCAAGAATTAAATCCTACTGATGAATTACTTAACCGTTGCAAACGTATCGCCGATGAGAATGGAGGCAACATCCTTATTACAGATGATATCGATAAAGGGGTTAAAGACTCTGACGTTATCTATACAGATGTATGGGTATCTATGGGTGAACCAGACGAGGTATGGCAAGAGCGTCTTAAATTATTAGAACCATACCGTGTAAACAAAGAATTAATGGATAAAACAGGCAATCCAAATGTGATTTTTGAACATTGTCTACCTTCATTCCACAATACTGACACTAAAATCGGTAAACAGATTTATGAACAATACGGCATAAGTGAAATGGAAGTTACAGATGAGGTATTTGAAAGTAAAGCGTCTGTAGTATTCCAAGAAGCTGAAAATAGAATGCACACAATAAAAGCAGTTATGGTTGCTACTTTAGGTGAATTCTAA